In Astyanax mexicanus isolate ESR-SI-001 chromosome 5, AstMex3_surface, whole genome shotgun sequence, a single window of DNA contains:
- the gmppab gene encoding mannose-1-phosphate guanyltransferase alpha-B, producing the protein MLKAVILIGGPQKGTRFRPLSFEVPKPLFPVAGVPMVQHHIEACAKVPDMKEIILIGFYQPNEELNRFLASAQQEFKISIRYLQEFAALGTGGGIYHFRDQILSGGPSAFFLMNADVCSEFPLQDMLRFHQQLQGSHCGIILGTAANRKQSLNYGCIVENQKTNEVLHFVEKPSTFVSDIINCGVYLFTPEIFGHIGTVFQRNQEERLQDDPPCGRLMPEAIRLEKDIFTELAAQKQLYVYKTQHFWSQIKSAGSAIYASRLYLNRYHQTHPERLATNQEEEGPKIIGDVYIHPTANIDSTAVLGPNVSIGTGVTIGAGVRVRECIVLHGATLQDHCCVLNSIVGWESTIGKWARVEGTPSDPNPNDPYAKIDSETLFRDGGLTPSITILGCNVNIPSEVIIRNSIVLPHKDLNRSFKNQIIL; encoded by the exons ATGTTGAAGGCGGTGATTCTGATCGGGGGTCCTCAGAAAG GAACCCGGTTCCGCCCGCTGTCCTTTGAGGTGCCCAAACCTCTGTTCCCAGTGGCTGGAGTTCCCATGGTCCAACACCACATAGAAGCCTGTGCCAAG GTTCCTGACATGAAGGAGATCATCCTGATCGGGTTCTACCAGCCCAACGAGGAGCTAAACCGGTTCTTAGCTTCAGCTCAGCAGGAGTTTAAAATTTCAATAAG gtaCCTGCAGGAGTTTGCTGCTTTAGGGACAGGAGGCGGGATTTATCATTTCCGAGACCAGATCCTGTCCGGAGGTCCGTCTGCGTTCTTCCTGATGAATGCTGATGTGTGCTCTGAGTTCCCCCTGCAGGACATGCTCAGATTCCACCAGCAGCTCCAAGGCTCCCACTGCGGGATTATCCTCGGCACTGCG GCTAACAGGAAGCAGTCGTTGAACTATGGATGCATCGTGGAAAATCAGAAAACAAATGAG GTTCTTCATTTTGTGGAGAAACCCAGCACTTTTGTAAGCGACATTATTAATTGTGGCGTCTACCTTTTCACACCTGAGATTTTTGGCCATATTGGAACAGTGTTTCAGAGAAATCAGGAAGAAAGACTCCA GGATGATCCTCCGTGCGGTAGATTGATGCCGGAAGCGATCCGTTTGGAAAAGGATATTTTTACAGAGCTCGCGGCTCAGAAGCAGCTGTACGTCTATAAAACTCAGCACTTCTGGAGTCAGATTAAATCTGCAGG ATCAGCGATATACGCCAGTCGTTTATACCTGAACCGATACCATCAGACTCACCCAGAGAGACTGGCCACCAACCAGGAAGAAGAAGGACCTAAAATTATAg GAGATGTGTACATCCATCCAACAGCTAATATAGACTCAACAGCTGTG CTGGGCCCCAATGTTTCTATTGGGACAGGAGTAACGATTGGTGCGGGAGTCAGAGTGAGGGAGTGTATTGTTTTACATGGAGCTACACTGCAG GATCACTGTTGTGTGCTGAACAGCATTGTTGGGTGGGAGAGTACCATTGGAAAGTGGGCGAGAGTGGAGGGTACCCCAAGTGACCCCAACCCCAATGACCCCTACGCTAAAATCGACAGTGAGACTCTGTTCCGGGACGGGGGTCTGACTCCCTCTATTACCATCCTCG GATGTAATGTGAACATTCCATCAGAGGTCATTATACGGAATTCCATCGTCCTTCCTCACAAAGATCTCAACCGGAGCTTCAAAAACCAGATCATCCTCTAG